The following proteins come from a genomic window of Anopheles ziemanni chromosome 3, idAnoZiCoDA_A2_x.2, whole genome shotgun sequence:
- the LOC131284809 gene encoding uncharacterized protein LOC131284809 gives MAEPVPELPWISTDYFVRVLEAYLHADVTVQRYELAAGCAGGQNFMSAIVRATVHYTLGSAPEATRPDSVSLILKTKLSNAELAQDADLLNVFGIEKCVYGPVLKAVRELLTSFGDCTQFAPRLIYEDDHALVLEDLAVKGFRQPDRTARLDLAHLRVIVTKLAKFHAATAVLERKVDSGRKSSNRELFSMLANSMFTSEDNPVHLFYANAIQHCIEQTERVPQLAQYSGFLRNFLQSAIERESKSYERTAGGFNVLNHGDMWLNNLLWKYDAEGSVEDVIMVDYQESFFGSPAFDLTHLLHSSANTAIQRAGFDELLQLYTDELRNALRQFKYDGPLPDLAHMQAEVTAKRDHALIVTTCIVPALITTETELATPENMLGDDEQAVRARQLIFSNPAFIEVLEVLLPRLAIGDGAASG, from the exons ATGGCCGAACCGGTACCAGAACTGCCGTGGATTAGTACGGATTACTTCGTGCGCGTACTGGAAGCGTATCTGCACGCGGACGTAACCGTCCAGCGGTACGAACTGGCCGCCGGATGTGCCGGTGGGCAGAACTTTATGAGTGCGATCGTGCGGGCCACGGTGCACTACACACTCGGATCTGCGCCGGAAGCAACCCGGCCGGATTCGGTTTCCCTGATACTCAAAACCAAGCTATCCAATGCCGAGCTAGCGCAGGACGCGGACCTGCTGAATGTGTTCGGTATCGAGAAGTGCGTGTACGGGCCGGTACTGAAGGCCGTCCGGGAGCTGCTAACCAGCTTCGGCGACTGCACGCAGTTCGCACCCCGGCTGATCTATGAAGATGACCATGCGCTAGTACTGGAGGACCTAGCGGTGAAGGGATTTCGGCAACCGGATCGAACGGCGCGGCTAGATCTGGCCCATCTGCGGGTGATCGTGACAAAGTTAGCCAAGTTCCACGCCGCTACAGCGGTCCTAGAACGAAAGGTAGATTCCGGACGTAAATCTTCC AATCGTGAGTTGTTCAGCATGCTCGCTAATAGCATGTTCACGAGTGAGGACAATCCGGTCCATCTGTTCTACGCCAACGCCATTCAGCATTGCATCGAGCAAACAGAGCGAGTCCCCCAGCTGGCTCAGTACTCCGGCTTCCTCCGGAACTTCCTCCAGTCGGCCATCGAGCGTGAGTCGAAGAGCTACGAGCGTACGGCGGGAGGGTTCAATGTGCTCAATCATGGTGATATGTGGTTAAACAATTTGCTGTGGAAGTATGATGCGGAAGGTTCCGTGGAAGACGTCATAATG GTGGACTATCAGGAGAGCTTCTTCGGCTCGCCAGCGTTCGACTTGACGCACCTTCTGCACTCCTCGGCCAACACCGCAATTCAGCGTGCTGGTTTCGACGAACTCTTGCAGCTGTACACGGACGAGCTGCGGAACGCACTCCGGCAATTTAAGTACGATGGGCCACTGCCTGATCTCGCCCATATGCAGGCGGAAGTGACCGCCAAACGCGATCATG CGTTGATCGTGACGACATGCATTGTACCAGCGCTTATAACGACAGAGACCGAGTTGGCAACACCGGAGAACATGCTCGGCGATGACGAACAGGCCGTCCGGGCGAGACAACTTATTTTCAGCAATCCGGCATTTATCGAAGTCCTAGAGGTTTTGCTTCCCAGGCTCGCCATCGGGGACGGTGCGGCTAGTGGGTGA
- the LOC131284806 gene encoding uncharacterized protein LOC131284806, which yields MMDAPSWRTVEFFSAIIEAEFANQNDGPIHVKGLHIGEANSETAGYMSLIHRVTLEVEVGPSREIKTLSYIVKEKSDQAFGGSLSDLLSVFPKERVFYEHLLPEFERLWLKAGGVRFGPKMFKATDGHETVIVMEDLSRSNFRMRPKRYGLPVEDVKAILSKVAKFHATSVVYLEAGGSFSEHFTRGVYSEGTIDAIEDYYEVLYSAFVKSLEARKLAEEYLNALKQIDGRLLKECCRVLRVNAANFNVLNHGDLWSNNVMFDNDNLLLLDFQTAFYGCFASDILYLLVTTATEILCDELEELLQYYYRQLVNSFTALGYNKPIPSYDELFRQIQKCGVLLLPPLSEAVAIMMTGLTEASDMENITSDHPAGAALRNQVYSNPAYGSTMEAASWRSVEFFRDIIEADLSPQNACPAVVKKIRIGEANSETVGYMSLIHRVTLEVEVGPSREIKTLSYIVKEKSDQAFGATVVDVLSAFPKERELYGHVLPEFERLWLAKGGVQFGPRMFKATDGHETVIVMEDLNQRNFHMRSKRYGLPVKDVKAILSKLAKFHATSVVYLEAGGCFSAHFAEGIFREDTIGVIGRHYEVLYGAFVQSLHERGLPEEYVTPLKQIDGHLLSECCRVLRKDSANFNVLNHDDLWPCNIMFGEDDVLFLDFQTAFYGCFASDILYFLISTATEMLCDGLVELLQYYYRQLVDSFQVLAYGKPIPSYDELFKQVQKHGVLILPTLSEAVAMTMANVVEIVDMEKISTDHPDGEALLKRVYNSPDFVQLVDRLIPTLFHMGLFSNLTDQNEG from the exons ATGATGGACGCTCCTAGCTGGCGCACGGTGGAATTTTTTAGTGCCATAATCGAAGCCGAGTTCGCCAATCAAAACGATGGACCGATACACGTCAAAGGATTGCACATCGGTGAGGCCAACAGCGAAACGGCGGGCTATATGTCTCTCATCCACCGAGTAACGCTCGAAGTGGAAGTTGGACCATCCCGAGAGATCAAGACGCTGTCGTACATCGTGAAGGAAAAATCAGACCAAGCGTTTGGTGGTTCGCTGAGTGATCTTTTGTCCGTTTTCCCGAAAGAACGCGTATTCTACGAGCATCTGCTGCCGGAATTTGAACGTCTCTGGTTAAAAGCGGGTGGTGTACGCTTTGGGCCAAAGATGTTCAAAGCAACCGATGGCCATGAAACGGTGATCGTTATGGAGGATCTCAGCCGAAGCAACTTTCGGATGAGACCGAAAAGATACGGACTCCCAGTGGAAGAtgttaaagcgatcctttCCAAGGTAGCAAAGTTTCACGCGACGTCTGTTGTGTACCTGGAAGCGGGAGGTAGTTTCTCCGAACACTTTACCCGGGGAGTCTATTCAGAAGGGACTATCGACGCCATAGAAGATTACTACGAAGTTCTCTACAGTGCTTTTGTGAAAAGTCTCGAGGCGCGAAAATTAGCAGAGGAATATCTTAACGCTTTG AAACAAATCGATGGCCGCTTGCTAAAGGAATGTTGCCGAGTTTTGCGTGTCAACGCAGCGAATTTCAACGTTCTAAACCATGGTGACTTGTGGTCCAACAATGTGATGTTCGATAACGATAACTTACTTTTG CTGGACTTTCAAACAGCGTTCTATGGGTGTTTTGCTTCGGATATTCTCTACCTGCTAGTCACAACCGCCACTGAAATACTTTGCGATGAGCTGGAGGAACTGCTGCAGTATTACTACCGGCAGTTGGTGAATAGTTTTACCGCACTTGGCTACAATAAGCCGATACCGTCGTACGACGAGCTGTTCAGGCAGATACAAAAGTGTGGGGTACTCCTTCTACCGCCTTTATCGGAAGCCGTGGCGATCATGATGACCGGTCTCACGGAGGCCAGCGATATGGAAAACATAACTTCTGATCATCCGGCTGGAGCCGCCTTGCGGAACCAAGTGTATAGTAATCCGGCCTAT GGTTCCACGATGGAAGCTGCTAGTTGGCGTTCTGTGGAGTTTTTTAGAGACATAATCGAAGCTGATTTGTCTCCGCAGAATGCCTGTCCTGCGGTTGTGAAAAAAATACGTATTGGCGAGGCAAACAGCGAAACGGTGGGCTATATGTCTCTCATCCACCGAGTAACGCTCGAAGTGGAAGTTGGACCATCTCGAGAGATTAAGACGCTGTCGTACATCGTGAAGGAAAAATCAGACCAAGCGTTTGGTGCTACAGTGGTAGATGTCTTGTCCGCTTTCCCGAAAGAACGTGAACTTTATGGACATGTGCTGCCGGAGTTTGAACGACTGTGGCTCGCAAAGGGCGGTGTGCAGTTTGGACCAAGGATGTTCAAGGCGACCGATGGCCACGAAACGGTGATCGTAATGGAGGATCTCAACCAAAGAAACTTTCACATGAGATCGAAACGATACGGACTCCCAGTAAAGGACGTTAAAGCGATCCTTTCTAAATTGGCAAAGTTCCACGCGACGTCTGTGGTGTACCTGGAAGCGGGAGGTTGTTTTTCCGCGCACTTTGCTGAGGGAATTTTTAGAGAAGATACAATTGGAGTCATAGGAAGACACTACGAAGTTCTCTACGGCGCCTTCGTACAAAGTCTACATGAACGAGGTCTACCAGAGGAATATGTTACGCCTTTG aAACAAATCGATGGCCACTTGCTGAGTGAATGCTGCCGAGTGCTGCGTAAGGATTCCGCGAATTTTAACGTTTTAAATCATGATGATCTATGGCCATGCAATATCATGTTTGGGGAGGATGATGTTCTGTTC CTTGACTTCCAAACCGCATTCTATGGGTGTTTTGCATCTGATATCTTGTACTTTTTGATCTCAACTGCCACGGAAATGCTTTGCGATGGACTGGTGGAGCTGCTGCAGTACTATTACCGTCAATTAGTGGATAGTTTTCAAGTGTTAGCTTATGGTAAGCCGATACCGTCGTACGACGAGCTGTTCAAGCAGGTACAAAAGCATGGAGTGCTTATTTTACCTACCCTGTCGGAGGCCGTTGCCATGACGATGGCCAATGTCGTGGAGATTGTCGATATGGAAAAGATAAGCACTGATCATCCGGATGGAGAAGCCTTGCTGAAACGCGTGTACAATAGTCCGGACTTTGTTCAGCTAGTAGACCGGCTCATACCAACGTTGTTCCACATGGGACTATTTTCCAACTTGACAGACCAAAACGAGGGATGA
- the LOC131284807 gene encoding uncharacterized protein LOC131284807, producing MVELQWMTRELLETLLAGHQNLTHMVSYEVNFATKKGDNYASEMYRLTVHFASASGDEQIQKNYILKVIPAGEIQQKVMKENSIYPRETVIYRDILPRIYDLLRSIGDSSIISPICLATTSTPKEMLLFEDAREDGFRMADRRQGLELDASRLVIIKLAKLHACSRLLFDSNAQLFDLMLEGCISDDPSKQTFLPYYRRCVQQVMRLVAQWNVDGQWDTVLAKLERLQDKIIPYGCAVYRRTDECFSVLNHNDIWINNMMFRYDEANRVEDLRLLDYQLSFYGSPGVDLNFFLYGSVRPEVRKKHEAELIQLYHSTLSSTLTRLQYRGPVPNLPDVHVEIIRKGFHRVNAVFQQLPFAMMENSEDAEMDLLLGDGDRSEASRRELFDNPRYVSVLPELLREFDLGGYLD from the exons ATGGTCGAGCTGCAATGGATGACTCGGGAGCTTCTGGAAACCTTACTTGCCGGTCATCAGAATCTCACGCACATGGTTTCGTACGAAGTGAATTTTGCCACCAAAAAGGGGGACAATTATGCTAGTGAAATGTATCGCCTGACGGTGCATTTTGCAAGTGCATCTGGAGATGAACAAATTCAGAAGAATTATATATTAAAG GTCATCCCGGCCGGTGAAATTCAGCAGAAAGTGATGAAAGAGAACAGTATCTACCCAAGGGAAACGGTCATATACCGGGACATCTTGCCAAGGATCTATGATTTGTTGCGTTCGATCGGCGATAGCTCGATCATTTCTCCGATCTGTTTGGCTACCACTAGCACACCGAAAGAGATGCTGTTGTTTGAAGATGCCCGCGAGGACGGTTTCCGAATGGCCGATAGACGGCAGGGACTAGAACTCGATGCTAGCCGTTTGGTGATCATTAAGCTGGCCAAGTTACATGCCTGCTCCCGGTTGCTGTTCGATTCCAACGCGCAGCTGTTCGATCTTATGCTGGAAGGCTGCATTTCGGACGATCCCAGCAAGCAAACTTTTCTTCCTTACTATCGACGATGCGTTCAGCAGGTGATGCGTTTGGTTGCCCAGTGGAATGTGGATGGCCAGTGGGACACGGTGCTGGCAAAGCTAGAACGTTTGCAGGATAAGATCATTCCGTACGGATGTGCCGTCTACCGGCGTACGGATGAATGTTTCAGCGTACTCAACCATAACGATATCTGGATAAACAATATGATGTTCCGATACGATGAGGCAAACCGGGTTGAAGATCTTCGTCTGCTTGACTATCAACTGTCCTTCTACGGATCGCCGGGAGTGGATTTAAACTTTTTCCTCTACGGTTCCGTACGACCGGAAGTGCGGAAAAAGCACGAAGCAGAATTAATTCAG CTTTACCATAGCACACTCAGCAGTACACTGACTCGGCTACAGTATCGTGGCCCTGTTCCGAACCTTCCAGACGTCCACGTGGAGATTATTCGTAAAGGTTTCCACC GCGTCAACGCCGTCTTTCAACAGTTACCGTTTGCCATGATGGAAAACTCGGAAGATGCCGAAATGGACCTACTGCTGGGTGACGGTGACCGCAGTGAAGCCAGCAGACGGGAGCTGTTCGACAATCCACGTTACGTCAGTGTGCTGCCCGAGCTGTTACGAGAGTTTGATCTTGGCGGCTACCTAGATTAA
- the LOC131284808 gene encoding uncharacterized protein LOC131284808, giving the protein MPENTVPACQNEVTDVPSWLDEQYVEKLLRCALKEKSIKLKQLILKYAVPKGDNFASIIYRIQVVYHAKEEYEITRTFIVKGMITEGLAGEKLRQYDVQRKEMDVYQYIVPELKRMMQCVGERSELYPSALAIDRKREVILFKDLTLDGYRMADRTKGLDMVHLKMAFKLMAKLHAGSLKLREQQPTIFDHYRTGMMTRETEAFHPMFVRIFDALVAEIARWGPEWDYYRRKLEILRPNFVEYGLRVFDNEPDANDLCVFVHGDLWVNNLLYKYDTHANPIDAVLLDFQYCCYGTPMIDFCYLYYTSARNEIRQNCLDELLQYYYYALRTCVRDLKYLGTFPTLYQFLQQSMRKMFYGVYSTFIALPVQMNDKTENADFDALMGDDERAQIYKRTIVSNDKYRKIIQGLLPQFDRKGLLDPLY; this is encoded by the exons ATGCCAGAAAACACTGTGCCAGCGTGCCAGAATGAAGTCACCGATGTTCCGAGCTGGCTGGACGAGCAGTACGTTGAAAAGCTGCTACGTTGTGCATTGAAAGAAAAGTCTATCAAACTAAAGCAGCTGATTTTGAAATACGCCGTGCCGAAGGGTGATAACTTTGCCAGCATTATCTATCGTATCCAGGTGGTGTACCATGCAAAGGAAGAG TATGAAATAACTAGGACGTTCATCGTAAAAGGAATGATCACCGAAGGATTGGCTGGCGAAAAATTGCGCCAGTATGATGTGCAGCGCAAAGAGATGGACGTGTATCAGTACATCGTGCCGGAGTTGAAGCGCATGATGCAGTGTGTCGGAGAGCGGAGCGAGTTGTACCCATCGGCGTTGGCCATCGATCGCAAGCGTGAAGTGATTTTGTTCAAGGATCTCACCCTGGATGGATACAGAATGGCCGATCGTACGAAGGGACTGGACATGGTTCACTTGAAGATGGCCTTTAAGCTTATGGCCAAACTGCATGCCGGATCGCTCAAGCTACGCGAACAGCAACCGACCATCTTCGACCACTACCGAACGGGTATGATGACGCGTGAAACGGAAGCATTTCATCCGATGTTTGTGCGGATCTTTGACGCTCTGGTTGCTGAGATCGCTCGCTGGGGACCTGAGTGGGACTACTATCGCCGGAAGCTGGAAATCCTACGGCCGAACTTTGTAGAGTATGGCCTACGAGTGTTCGACAACGAACCGGATGCGAACGATCTGTGCGTGTTCGTGCACGGTGATCTGTGGGTGAACAACTTGCTGTACAAATATGACACACACGCGAACCCGATCGACGCGGTATTGCTGGACTTCCAGTACTGCTGCTACGGGACGCCGATGATCGATTTCTGTTACTTGTACTACACATCGGCCAGGAATGAAATACGCCAGAATTGCCTCGATGAGCTGTTGCAGTACTACTACTATGCTCTAAGAACGTGCGTAAGGGATCTTAAGTACCTTGGAACATTTCCAACCCTATATCAGTTTCTTCAGCAGTCGATGCGCAAAATGTTCTACG GTGTCTATTCAACATTCATAGCACTTCCGGTGCAGATGAACGACAAGACGGAAAATGCGGACTTTGACGCGCTCATGGGCGATGACGAGCGTGCGCAAATATACAAGCGAACGATCGTGTCCAATGACAAGTATCGGAAGATTATCCAAGGTTTGTTGCCACAGTTCGACCGAAAGGGTCTGCTAGATCCACTGTATTAG